The following coding sequences lie in one Myxococcus virescens genomic window:
- a CDS encoding sigma 54-interacting transcriptional regulator: MDRPEVTQTTQTEQEGRTTRIPIPEWTVEVVAGPDKGKKVKTQDGLVRVGSDSACDLVLTDATVSRRHLEVERTSRGLLLRDTGSRNGTFLDGRQVLQAYLTSGDKVELGKTKLSVKVAPRPTEVDVAGAESFGALVGASEKMRWVFTELRRIAREDMSLLVEGETGTGKELAARAVHQHSARRHGPFKVVDCNLISEEKAERELFGGLRAGDGEDREARGVFEAARGGTLFMDEVGELPLPVQGKLLRVLETREVPSLDGQPVAVDVRVIASTHRNLEEDVRQGRFRADLYFRLAVARVRLPPLRTRRDDLPALAQALAQTLRASITLTPQTLALFEGYEWPGNVRELRNVLERGALMEETGNSSWLDFLAQPSRRAEGQPPTTQVATLVGTLPYHEAKDRVLADFERLYFAEVMKTVGFDMKAAEQRTGLSMQSLYRLLKKNGLRLKDLKNAEGLEK; this comes from the coding sequence ATGGATAGGCCCGAGGTCACCCAGACCACTCAGACGGAGCAGGAAGGCCGCACCACCCGAATCCCCATCCCCGAATGGACGGTGGAGGTGGTTGCCGGACCTGACAAGGGCAAGAAGGTGAAGACGCAGGACGGACTGGTCCGCGTGGGCTCCGACAGCGCCTGCGACCTGGTCCTCACTGACGCCACGGTGAGCCGCCGCCACCTGGAGGTGGAGCGCACCTCGCGCGGGCTGCTGCTGCGCGACACCGGCAGCCGCAACGGCACCTTCCTGGACGGCCGGCAGGTGCTGCAGGCCTACCTGACCAGCGGCGACAAGGTCGAGCTGGGCAAGACGAAGCTCTCCGTGAAGGTCGCCCCGCGCCCCACCGAGGTGGATGTGGCGGGGGCGGAGTCCTTCGGCGCGCTGGTGGGCGCCTCGGAGAAGATGCGCTGGGTCTTCACGGAGCTGCGCCGCATCGCCCGCGAGGACATGAGCCTGCTCGTGGAGGGAGAGACGGGCACCGGCAAGGAGCTGGCGGCGCGCGCGGTGCACCAGCACTCGGCGCGGCGCCACGGCCCCTTCAAGGTCGTGGACTGCAACCTCATCTCCGAGGAGAAGGCCGAGCGCGAGCTCTTCGGTGGCCTGCGCGCGGGTGACGGCGAGGACCGCGAGGCGCGGGGCGTCTTCGAGGCGGCCCGGGGCGGCACCCTCTTCATGGACGAGGTGGGCGAGCTGCCGCTGCCCGTGCAGGGCAAGCTGCTGCGCGTGCTGGAGACGCGCGAGGTGCCGTCGCTGGACGGCCAGCCGGTGGCGGTGGACGTGCGCGTCATCGCCTCCACGCACCGCAACCTGGAAGAGGACGTGCGCCAGGGACGCTTCCGCGCGGACCTGTACTTCCGGCTCGCGGTGGCGCGCGTGCGCCTGCCGCCCCTGCGCACCCGGCGGGACGATTTGCCCGCGCTGGCCCAGGCCCTGGCCCAGACGCTGCGCGCCAGCATCACCCTCACGCCCCAGACGCTGGCCCTCTTCGAGGGCTATGAGTGGCCGGGCAACGTGCGCGAGCTGCGCAACGTGCTGGAGCGCGGCGCCCTCATGGAGGAGACGGGCAACAGCAGCTGGCTGGACTTCCTCGCCCAGCCCTCGCGACGCGCGGAGGGACAGCCCCCCACCACCCAGGTGGCCACGCTGGTGGGCACCCTGCCCTACCACGAGGCCAAGGACAGGGTGCTGGCCGACTTCGAGCGCCTGTATTTCGCCGAGGTCATGAAAACCGTGGGCTTCGACATGAAGGCCGCGGAGCAGCGCACCGGCCTGTCCATGCAGAGCCTTTATCGCCTTTTGAAAAAGAACGGGCTTCGGCTCAAGGACCTCAAGAACGCCGAGGGCCTGGAGAAGTAA
- the smc gene encoding chromosome segregation protein SMC: protein MRIKRLDITGFKSFMERSVFTFDEGVTGIVGPNGCGKSNVVDAIRWVMGEQSAKNLRGRGMEDVIFNGSENKPPLSMAEVSLTFIVDDTDQLAPQYQGFSEVTVTRRLFRNGDSEYLINKTLCRLLDITELFLGTGVGTKAYSIIEQGRVGLIVSSKPEDRRHLLEEAAGVTKYKARRKAAERKMEATDANLLRVTDITNELEKRLDALSRQAKKAEKYKKLKARMRDIDLHAATHRQLELMAEKKMLQSRLENLGSEERESLDRVKELEETITRRRTELEAETAALQALAAEVHTLESSLQRDTQEMTYGKRDLEETRARVAAAQVELDGLLARKAEMSEAMAAREAELSGIAGSWKEDEVAMQVAQEELRRVSQLQTEVALRLEQERAGLVAVATRLANHESNLVNLARQRGDLGARRAKLQGELETLRAQEQTLENVRGDVAKRVEDTRHLAAELAERKGQEEDALTRTRAAFTENEIEVIALREELSDKRSRLSTLEDIQKNYDGFDRGVRAVMTRAGVQAREQGIFGLVADVINVTPRYERAVEAALGERLQHVIVESRDKGVELVDYLKGHAEGRGSFLPVPALDALPAPLEPDFSQPGVLAHALREVTCEEALTPLVQLLLGDVVIVQDVATARAWTESGGPKCTLVTVEGEVFRPDGTIVGGESEGAAVGALQKKREIAELATEVARVEERYNEILTRHYTLQKQMGHAEGVLKGLAKNQHAEELNLASQEKDLHKAGEDLARVRERVRALEVEEGQLAQSHQALEHEEEASRGEVAHGQADREGREERVKQLVSEQESLRLRAETANGELTGLRIKVAAGSERGESARKELDSLVSQRQDMETRIARLQATVVEGGARVEELARRTTDTEGGLSQRAEEHRLAAEGLEARRAAHTAASAEVREQDATFRELRGRVDELMQGLSQISLREREIALELEHLAAGIRERHQVELANELHKYHMLAALAPETEAELKDLRAQVEKMGEINLTAIDEHAELSKRYDFLTAQKKDLQSSIEQLKEAIQRIDATSRERFKQTFDVVNEKFQAIFPRLFGGGRASLILTNEGPGGEPGVEIVAQPPGKKLQSVNLLSGGEKALTAVGLIFGIFLIKPTPFCLLDEVDAPLDEGNVGRYNDMVKEMSKQSQFILITHNKRTMEVSNTLYGVTMEEPGISKLVSVRMREAGAANDDKVTAA from the coding sequence ATGCGAATCAAGCGGTTGGACATCACCGGCTTCAAGTCCTTCATGGAACGGAGCGTCTTCACGTTCGACGAAGGCGTGACGGGCATCGTCGGGCCCAACGGCTGCGGCAAGTCCAACGTCGTGGACGCCATCCGCTGGGTGATGGGTGAGCAGAGCGCGAAGAACCTCCGTGGCCGCGGCATGGAGGACGTCATCTTCAACGGCTCGGAGAACAAGCCGCCGCTGTCCATGGCGGAGGTGTCGCTCACGTTCATCGTGGATGACACGGACCAGCTGGCGCCCCAGTACCAGGGCTTCTCCGAAGTGACGGTGACGCGGCGCCTGTTCCGCAACGGCGATTCCGAGTACCTCATCAACAAGACGCTGTGCCGCCTGCTGGACATCACCGAGTTGTTCCTCGGCACCGGCGTGGGCACGAAGGCGTACTCCATCATCGAGCAGGGCCGCGTGGGCCTCATCGTGTCCAGCAAGCCGGAGGACCGGCGCCACCTGCTGGAGGAGGCCGCGGGCGTCACCAAGTACAAGGCCCGCCGCAAGGCCGCCGAGCGCAAGATGGAGGCGACCGACGCCAACCTGCTGCGCGTCACCGACATCACCAACGAACTGGAGAAGCGGCTCGATGCGCTGTCGCGCCAGGCGAAGAAGGCGGAGAAGTACAAGAAGCTCAAGGCGCGCATGCGGGACATCGACCTGCACGCGGCCACGCACCGCCAGCTGGAGCTGATGGCGGAGAAGAAGATGCTCCAGTCGCGGCTGGAGAACCTGGGCTCCGAGGAACGGGAGAGCCTGGACCGGGTGAAGGAGCTGGAGGAGACCATCACCCGGCGCCGCACGGAGCTGGAGGCGGAAACCGCCGCGCTCCAGGCGCTGGCCGCGGAGGTGCACACGCTGGAGAGCTCCCTGCAGCGCGACACGCAGGAGATGACCTACGGCAAGCGCGACCTGGAGGAGACGCGGGCCCGCGTGGCCGCCGCCCAGGTGGAGCTGGACGGGCTCCTGGCGCGCAAGGCGGAGATGTCCGAGGCCATGGCCGCCCGCGAGGCGGAGCTGTCGGGCATCGCCGGCTCGTGGAAGGAGGACGAGGTCGCGATGCAGGTGGCGCAGGAGGAACTGCGCCGCGTGTCCCAGCTCCAGACGGAGGTGGCGCTGCGCCTGGAGCAGGAGCGCGCCGGCCTGGTGGCCGTGGCCACGCGTCTGGCCAACCACGAGAGCAACCTGGTCAACCTCGCCCGCCAGCGGGGGGATCTGGGCGCCCGCCGCGCGAAGCTCCAGGGCGAGCTGGAAACCCTGCGCGCCCAGGAGCAGACGCTGGAGAACGTCCGGGGCGACGTGGCGAAGCGGGTGGAGGACACCCGGCACCTCGCCGCGGAGCTGGCCGAGCGCAAGGGCCAGGAAGAGGACGCGCTCACCCGCACCCGCGCGGCCTTCACGGAGAACGAAATCGAGGTCATCGCGCTGCGGGAGGAGCTGAGCGACAAGCGCAGCCGCCTCTCCACGCTGGAAGACATCCAGAAGAACTACGACGGCTTCGACCGCGGCGTGCGCGCCGTGATGACGCGCGCCGGCGTGCAGGCCCGTGAGCAGGGCATCTTCGGCCTGGTGGCGGACGTCATCAACGTCACCCCGCGCTACGAGCGCGCGGTGGAGGCCGCCCTGGGGGAGCGGCTCCAGCACGTCATCGTCGAGAGCCGCGACAAGGGCGTGGAGCTGGTGGACTACCTCAAGGGCCACGCCGAGGGCCGGGGCAGCTTCCTCCCGGTGCCCGCGCTGGACGCGCTGCCGGCCCCGCTGGAGCCGGACTTCAGCCAGCCCGGCGTGCTCGCACATGCCCTGCGTGAGGTGACGTGTGAGGAGGCGCTGACGCCGCTCGTCCAGCTGCTGCTGGGGGACGTCGTCATCGTCCAGGACGTGGCCACGGCGCGCGCGTGGACCGAGTCGGGCGGCCCGAAATGCACGCTGGTGACGGTGGAGGGCGAGGTGTTCCGCCCGGACGGCACCATCGTCGGCGGTGAGAGCGAGGGCGCGGCGGTGGGCGCGCTCCAGAAGAAGCGCGAAATCGCCGAGCTGGCCACGGAGGTGGCCCGCGTGGAGGAGCGCTACAACGAGATTCTCACCCGGCACTACACGCTCCAGAAGCAGATGGGGCACGCGGAGGGCGTCCTCAAGGGGCTGGCGAAGAATCAGCACGCCGAGGAGCTGAACCTCGCCAGCCAGGAGAAGGACCTGCACAAGGCGGGCGAGGACCTGGCCCGCGTGCGCGAGCGGGTGCGGGCCCTGGAGGTGGAGGAGGGGCAGCTCGCCCAGAGCCACCAGGCCCTGGAGCACGAGGAGGAGGCGAGCCGCGGCGAGGTGGCGCACGGCCAGGCGGACCGCGAGGGCCGCGAGGAGCGGGTGAAGCAGCTGGTGTCCGAACAGGAGTCGCTGCGCCTGCGCGCGGAGACGGCCAACGGCGAGCTGACGGGCCTGCGCATCAAGGTGGCCGCCGGCAGCGAGCGTGGCGAGTCGGCCCGCAAGGAGCTGGACAGCCTCGTCTCCCAGCGTCAGGACATGGAGACGCGCATCGCCCGGCTCCAGGCCACGGTGGTAGAGGGTGGGGCGCGCGTCGAGGAGCTGGCGCGGCGCACGACGGACACCGAGGGCGGCCTGTCCCAGCGCGCCGAGGAGCACCGGCTCGCCGCGGAAGGGCTGGAGGCGCGCCGCGCGGCGCATACCGCGGCCTCCGCGGAAGTGCGTGAGCAGGACGCGACGTTCCGCGAGCTGCGCGGCCGCGTGGACGAGCTGATGCAGGGCCTGTCGCAAATCTCGCTGCGGGAGCGCGAAATCGCCCTGGAGCTGGAGCACCTGGCGGCGGGCATCCGCGAGCGGCACCAGGTGGAGCTGGCGAACGAACTGCACAAGTACCACATGCTGGCCGCGCTGGCCCCGGAGACGGAGGCGGAGCTGAAGGACCTGCGCGCGCAGGTGGAGAAGATGGGGGAGATCAACCTCACCGCCATCGACGAGCACGCGGAGCTGTCCAAGCGCTACGACTTCCTCACCGCGCAGAAGAAGGACCTGCAGTCCTCCATCGAGCAGCTGAAGGAGGCCATCCAGCGCATCGACGCCACCAGCCGCGAGCGCTTCAAGCAGACCTTCGACGTGGTGAACGAGAAGTTCCAGGCCATCTTCCCGCGCCTGTTCGGCGGTGGCCGGGCCAGCCTCATCCTCACCAACGAGGGGCCGGGTGGGGAGCCGGGCGTGGAAATCGTCGCCCAGCCGCCCGGCAAGAAGCTGCAGAGCGTCAACCTGCTGTCGGGTGGCGAGAAGGCCCTCACCGCGGTGGGCCTCATCTTCGGCATCTTCCTCATCAAGCCGACGCCCTTCTGCCTCCTCGACGAGGTCGACGCGCCGTTGGATGAGGGCAACGTGGGCCGCTACAACGACATGGTGAAGGAGATGAGCAAGCAGTCGCAGTTCATCCTCATCACCCACAACAAGCGGACCATGGAGGTCTCCAACACCCTCTATGGCGTCACCATGGAGGAGCCGGGCATCTCCAAGCTCGTCAGCGTGCGCATGCGCGAGGCGGGCGCGGCCAACGACGACAAGGTGACGGCGGCGTAG
- a CDS encoding hemolysin family protein — protein sequence MGNEWLFLGLAILLVFANGFFVATEFAIVKIRATRLQALVDEGAPGAPTAMKMVEKLDAYLSATQFGITLASLGLGWLGEPAFARLLEPVLVQLVPEGAATTLAHSAAVVIGFSIITFLHIVLGELAPKSLAIQRPEDTTLAVALPMRVFYVLFYPAIVLLNGLAAWVLRVFGLQSVGEAHEAHSEDELLVILHSSAQAGAITTARAELLERALEMAQKTARQVMVPRNQVKFLDVEEPLEKCIADARASGHTWLPVCRGNLDEVEGVVNAKDLFFLLSRGELRSLAQVQRPVLFIPEGATLEQLLAEFRRRRRQTALVVDEHGGTSGLVTIADVVAEVVGDVAELGRRMDEVRALPGGRFELPGTAQLDDLEERLDVSFDLDEDEEGEVTTIAGYLMTRLGRVPVKGDTLRLDMWRIVVDAVEGPRVVRVTVEPQSRTAPARTVSDGSGEPPPSGSNES from the coding sequence ATGGGCAACGAATGGTTGTTCCTGGGGTTGGCGATCCTCCTCGTATTCGCCAACGGCTTCTTCGTGGCGACCGAGTTCGCCATCGTGAAGATTCGGGCCACGCGGCTCCAGGCCCTGGTGGACGAAGGTGCGCCGGGCGCGCCCACGGCCATGAAGATGGTGGAGAAGCTGGACGCGTACCTCTCCGCCACGCAGTTCGGCATCACCCTGGCCTCCCTGGGCCTGGGCTGGCTGGGTGAACCGGCCTTCGCGCGTTTGTTGGAGCCGGTGCTGGTTCAGCTGGTGCCGGAGGGCGCCGCCACCACGTTGGCCCACTCCGCGGCGGTGGTGATTGGCTTCAGCATCATCACCTTCCTGCACATCGTCCTCGGTGAGCTGGCGCCCAAGAGCCTGGCGATTCAGCGGCCCGAGGACACGACGCTCGCGGTGGCGCTGCCCATGCGGGTGTTCTACGTCCTGTTCTATCCGGCCATCGTCCTGCTCAACGGGCTGGCGGCGTGGGTGCTGCGCGTCTTCGGCCTCCAGTCGGTGGGGGAGGCGCACGAGGCGCACAGCGAGGATGAGCTGCTGGTCATCCTCCACAGCTCGGCGCAGGCGGGCGCGATCACGACGGCGCGCGCGGAGCTGCTGGAGCGCGCGCTGGAGATGGCGCAGAAGACGGCGCGGCAGGTGATGGTTCCGCGCAACCAGGTGAAGTTCCTGGACGTGGAAGAGCCGCTGGAGAAGTGCATCGCGGATGCTCGCGCGTCGGGCCACACGTGGCTGCCGGTGTGTCGGGGCAATCTCGATGAGGTCGAAGGCGTGGTGAACGCCAAGGACCTCTTCTTCCTGCTGTCCCGGGGCGAGCTGCGCAGCCTGGCGCAGGTACAGCGGCCGGTGCTGTTCATCCCGGAGGGCGCCACGCTGGAGCAACTGCTGGCGGAGTTCCGGCGCCGGCGCCGGCAGACGGCGCTGGTGGTGGACGAGCACGGCGGCACGTCCGGGCTGGTGACGATTGCCGACGTGGTGGCGGAGGTGGTGGGCGACGTCGCGGAGCTGGGCCGCCGCATGGACGAGGTCCGCGCGCTGCCGGGCGGCCGCTTCGAGCTGCCGGGCACCGCGCAGCTCGATGACCTGGAGGAGCGGCTGGACGTCAGCTTCGACCTGGACGAGGACGAAGAGGGCGAAGTGACGACCATCGCCGGCTACCTCATGACGCGGCTGGGCCGTGTTCCCGTGAAGGGGGACACGCTGCGGCTCGACATGTGGCGCATCGTCGTGGACGCGGTGGAAGGGCCCCGCGTGGTGCGTGTCACCGTGGAGCCGCAGTCGCGGACGGCGCCCGCGCGCACCGTGTCGGACGGCTCCGGTGAGCCGCCCCCGAGCGGCTCGAACGAGTCCTGA
- a CDS encoding tetratricopeptide repeat protein — protein sequence MAREKDNIALSDEHNTRGIELADRGWLDEAIKEFKKAIDLDPSSAHAHDNLATVYAEKKLFREALSEYLTALKLEPESATAHYNLACFLSTHAGEMAVEEYKEAIELDPEYPDAHLNLGLTYADQGRVEEAMRELQTAIELDPQDAFPRHELAALMMDEGDYRSAITQLKEVVRLEPDNFEAQLDLGICYAQKGFYAEAERAYERARALNPEDLLLNYNLSALFALWGRPKDAVQYLQKSLTADRPKVMGWLSTDPMFDALKGDPDFEALF from the coding sequence ATGGCCCGCGAAAAGGACAACATCGCTCTCTCCGACGAGCACAATACTCGTGGAATCGAGCTGGCGGACCGGGGTTGGCTCGACGAGGCCATCAAGGAGTTCAAGAAGGCCATTGACCTCGACCCGAGCTCCGCGCACGCCCACGACAACCTGGCGACCGTCTACGCGGAGAAGAAGCTCTTCCGCGAGGCCCTGTCGGAGTACCTCACCGCCCTGAAGCTGGAGCCGGAGAGCGCCACGGCGCACTACAACCTGGCCTGCTTCCTCTCCACCCACGCGGGGGAGATGGCGGTGGAGGAGTACAAGGAAGCCATCGAGTTGGATCCGGAGTATCCGGACGCCCACCTCAACCTGGGCCTCACCTACGCGGACCAGGGCCGCGTGGAGGAGGCGATGCGCGAGCTCCAGACGGCCATCGAGCTGGACCCCCAGGATGCCTTCCCCCGTCACGAGCTGGCCGCGCTGATGATGGACGAGGGCGACTACCGCTCCGCCATCACCCAGCTGAAGGAAGTGGTGCGCCTGGAGCCGGACAACTTCGAGGCGCAGCTGGATTTGGGCATCTGCTACGCGCAGAAGGGCTTCTACGCGGAGGCGGAGCGCGCCTATGAGCGGGCGCGGGCGCTCAATCCGGAAGACCTGCTGCTCAACTACAACCTGTCCGCCCTGTTCGCGCTGTGGGGGCGTCCCAAGGACGCCGTGCAGTACCTGCAGAAGTCGCTCACCGCGGACCGGCCGAAGGTCATGGGGTGGCTCTCCACCGACCCCATGTTCGACGCCCTCAAGGGTGACCCGGACTTCGAAGCCTTGTTCTGA
- a CDS encoding CapA family protein: MRHVALLLLLLSACHPRAIPPPEPLPPEEPAGQSPAPGDAGQAPAPSPEAPEAEPPARPVSIIVGGDVTLGHNYQTHYDAETAKGRPRDALLAYGFQEVKPLTDAADLFVVNLECPFTERGEKLPKNFNFRAKPELVGILTAGGVDVVSLANNHLMDFGAQGLLDTLDTLDAARIPYFGAGRNLAEARRPAIVTVGGQRVALLGYFFLGTRNIEPPGVYATETTPGVAGHFSDEAIMEQMLREDIAAARAQADIVLPYFHWGREGTYTPEPYQVRLAHAAIDAGAAGVLGAHPHVLQAMELYQGRPVVYSLGNFVFGGNWNPRDKRGALWKGHFGPDGGYLSSEILPLRTDRFPELPFQPVPVTGEAAEAVLRLLAASSEGVERMLPELEPWARPPPSPEVRGRE; this comes from the coding sequence ATGCGCCACGTCGCCCTGCTGCTGCTCCTGTTGTCCGCCTGTCACCCCCGCGCCATCCCCCCGCCGGAGCCGCTTCCGCCGGAGGAGCCCGCCGGACAGTCCCCCGCCCCCGGGGATGCGGGCCAGGCGCCCGCCCCTTCCCCCGAGGCGCCAGAGGCCGAGCCCCCCGCCCGTCCCGTGTCCATCATCGTGGGCGGCGACGTGACGCTGGGCCACAACTACCAGACACACTACGACGCGGAGACCGCCAAGGGCCGCCCCCGGGACGCCCTGCTGGCCTACGGGTTCCAGGAGGTGAAGCCCCTGACGGACGCCGCCGACCTGTTCGTCGTCAACCTGGAGTGCCCCTTCACCGAGCGCGGCGAGAAGCTGCCCAAGAACTTCAACTTCCGCGCGAAGCCGGAGCTGGTGGGCATCCTCACCGCCGGCGGCGTGGACGTGGTGAGCCTGGCCAACAACCACCTGATGGACTTCGGCGCCCAGGGCCTGCTCGACACGCTGGACACCCTGGACGCGGCGCGCATCCCCTACTTCGGCGCGGGCCGGAACCTGGCGGAGGCCCGGCGCCCGGCCATCGTCACCGTGGGCGGTCAGCGGGTGGCGCTGCTGGGCTACTTCTTCCTGGGCACGCGCAACATCGAACCGCCCGGGGTCTACGCCACGGAGACGACCCCTGGGGTCGCCGGCCACTTCTCCGACGAGGCCATCATGGAGCAGATGCTCCGGGAGGACATCGCCGCGGCCCGGGCCCAGGCGGACATCGTCCTGCCCTACTTCCACTGGGGACGCGAAGGCACCTACACCCCGGAGCCCTACCAGGTCCGGCTGGCCCACGCCGCCATCGACGCGGGCGCCGCGGGTGTGCTGGGCGCCCACCCGCACGTCCTCCAGGCCATGGAGCTGTACCAGGGTAGGCCCGTCGTCTACTCGCTGGGGAACTTCGTCTTCGGGGGGAACTGGAACCCTCGCGACAAGCGCGGCGCCTTGTGGAAGGGCCACTTCGGGCCCGACGGCGGCTACCTGTCCAGCGAGATTCTGCCCTTGAGGACCGACCGCTTCCCGGAGCTGCCCTTCCAGCCGGTGCCCGTCACGGGCGAGGCGGCGGAGGCGGTGCTGCGGCTCCTGGCGGCGTCTTCAGAAGGCGTGGAGCGGATGCTGCCCGAGTTGGAGCCGTGGGCCCGTCCGCCTCCCTCCCCCGAAGTCCGAGGGAGGGAGTAG
- the prfA gene encoding peptide chain release factor 1 — MIDKLEDVERRFERLTADLSNPDVLADSARLQKVSKERAGLEKLVEAFRAYRKVLADLSEVEAWLGSSDADEKAFARESLPGLKEQRDEMEASLKILLLPKDPNDEKNVILEIRAGAGGDEAALFAEEVMQMYLRYADRRGWKADILDMSPGNAGGVKDATVTLSGDAVFSSMKYESGVHRVQRVPATETQGRIHTSTITVSVMPEAEDVDVQVNPADIEMQVMRSTGSGGQSVNTTDSAVRLIHHPTGIVVKCQQEKSQLKNRTMAMRMLRAKLYDIEQERIRNERDSARRAQVGTGDRSEKIRTYNFPQDRLTDHRIGLTVHNLPGVMAGDVEEVITACRTYYQAEALKAQTAGGPKPSA; from the coding sequence ATGATTGACAAACTCGAAGACGTCGAACGCCGGTTCGAACGCCTGACCGCCGACCTGTCGAACCCCGACGTGCTCGCCGACTCGGCGAGGCTCCAGAAGGTGTCCAAGGAGCGCGCGGGCCTGGAGAAGCTGGTCGAGGCCTTCCGGGCCTACCGCAAGGTGCTCGCCGACCTCAGCGAGGTCGAAGCCTGGCTCGGCAGCAGCGACGCCGACGAAAAGGCCTTCGCGCGCGAATCCCTGCCCGGATTGAAGGAACAGCGCGACGAGATGGAGGCCAGCCTCAAGATTCTCCTCCTGCCCAAGGACCCGAATGACGAGAAGAACGTCATCCTGGAAATCCGCGCGGGCGCGGGCGGTGACGAGGCCGCCCTCTTCGCCGAGGAGGTCATGCAGATGTACCTCCGCTACGCGGACCGCCGGGGCTGGAAGGCGGACATCCTGGACATGAGCCCGGGCAACGCCGGCGGCGTGAAGGACGCCACGGTGACGCTGTCCGGTGACGCCGTGTTCAGCAGCATGAAGTACGAGTCCGGCGTGCACCGCGTGCAGCGCGTGCCGGCCACGGAGACGCAGGGCCGCATCCACACGTCCACCATCACGGTGTCGGTGATGCCGGAGGCGGAGGACGTGGACGTGCAGGTGAACCCGGCGGACATCGAGATGCAGGTGATGCGCTCCACGGGCTCGGGCGGCCAGAGCGTCAACACCACGGACTCCGCGGTGCGCCTCATCCACCACCCGACGGGCATCGTGGTGAAGTGCCAGCAGGAGAAGAGCCAGCTGAAGAACCGCACCATGGCCATGCGCATGCTGCGGGCGAAGCTCTACGACATCGAGCAGGAGCGCATCCGCAACGAGCGCGACTCCGCGCGCCGCGCCCAGGTGGGCACCGGCGACCGCAGCGAGAAGATTCGCACCTACAACTTCCCGCAGGACCGGCTGACGGACCACCGCATCGGCCTCACGGTGCACAACCTGCCGGGCGTCATGGCCGGTGACGTGGAAGAGGTCATCACCGCCTGCCGGACCTACTACCAGGCCGAAGCGCTCAAGGCGCAGACGGCCGGCGGCCCGAAGCCCTCCGCATGA
- the prmC gene encoding peptide chain release factor N(5)-glutamine methyltransferase: MSSEPWTIRRVLTWTTQHFEKRQVDAPRLTAEILLSHVLELSRVRLYVDLDRPLSKDELGAYRALIERRMAGEPTQYLTGVREFYNRPFKVDARVLIPRPETELLVEAALRMLPKDAPGRALDVCTGSGCIAISLAAERPQATVIATDLSPDACALARENAQALGVADRVTVLQGDLFTPVPAGERFQVVVSNPPYIASGEIPGLSAEVRREPKLALDGGPDGLVAVRRVVTGARQWLEPGGLLALEIGEDQGPAVLELLRAAGYADARVEKDLERRERMAFGTQPVASEPQG, from the coding sequence ATGAGCAGCGAGCCCTGGACCATCCGCAGGGTCCTCACCTGGACGACGCAGCACTTCGAGAAGCGACAGGTGGATGCGCCGCGGCTCACCGCGGAAATCCTCCTGTCGCACGTGCTCGAGCTCAGCCGCGTCCGACTGTACGTGGACCTGGACCGCCCGCTCTCCAAGGACGAGCTGGGCGCCTACCGTGCCCTCATCGAGCGGCGCATGGCGGGCGAGCCCACGCAGTACCTGACGGGGGTGCGTGAGTTCTACAACCGCCCCTTCAAGGTGGACGCCCGGGTGCTGATTCCGCGCCCGGAGACGGAGCTGTTGGTGGAGGCGGCGCTGCGCATGCTTCCCAAGGACGCGCCCGGCCGCGCGCTGGACGTGTGCACCGGCTCCGGCTGCATCGCCATCAGCCTCGCGGCCGAGCGGCCACAGGCCACCGTCATCGCCACCGACCTGTCTCCGGACGCCTGCGCGCTGGCGCGGGAGAACGCCCAGGCGCTGGGCGTGGCGGACCGGGTGACGGTGCTGCAGGGCGACCTCTTCACCCCGGTGCCCGCGGGCGAGCGCTTCCAGGTGGTGGTCTCCAACCCGCCGTACATCGCCTCCGGGGAGATTCCCGGCCTGTCCGCCGAGGTGCGACGCGAGCCGAAGCTGGCGCTCGACGGCGGGCCGGACGGGCTGGTGGCGGTGCGCCGAGTGGTGACGGGTGCGCGCCAGTGGTTGGAGCCTGGCGGCCTCCTTGCATTGGAGATTGGCGAGGACCAGGGCCCCGCCGTCCTGGAGCTCCTGCGTGCCGCGGGTTACGCGGACGCGCGGGTGGAGAAGGACCTGGAGCGGCGGGAACGGATGGCATTTGGGACACAGCCCGTGGCCAGCGAGCCACAGGGCTGA